The following proteins come from a genomic window of Trinickia caryophylli:
- a CDS encoding DotU family type IV/VI secretion system protein: MTISEHEGQHTRLPLYRYFCDFYALLVEVKRALANQPAVAQAPPPRALAPSAIHERLREHLRAQEATVRDDGTPEQCDLYGDAQYAMAALADEQLLLELDWAGRADWLNLTLESALFDTRMAGVRFYRVIDRLLAVPTATQGHAELGLVLLGALQAGFRGELRGPDEAARLAERRHQLVRFVRELRGDERGRHAFEQAYEHTLGPTLPEPADRRLAPLSPWFNAARIGGAAYLATAGAIWFVTLHPFHRLVADDPGAQRMRSEHTSQYAEGTILAPGQVSGIGAASFAAASGEQPAGTAGLGAGVPADGGTASPPVLPDGQKEVR, from the coding sequence ATGACGATCTCTGAGCACGAGGGACAGCACACCCGGCTGCCGCTTTACCGCTACTTCTGCGACTTCTATGCGCTGCTGGTGGAGGTGAAGCGGGCGCTGGCGAATCAGCCGGCCGTAGCGCAGGCGCCCCCGCCGCGCGCGCTCGCGCCCTCGGCAATCCACGAGCGTTTGCGCGAGCACCTGCGCGCGCAAGAGGCCACCGTGCGCGACGACGGCACGCCCGAACAGTGCGATCTCTATGGCGACGCTCAGTACGCGATGGCGGCGCTCGCCGACGAACAACTGCTGCTCGAGCTCGACTGGGCCGGCCGCGCCGACTGGCTCAATCTCACGCTCGAGAGCGCACTTTTCGATACGCGCATGGCTGGCGTGCGTTTTTATCGCGTGATCGACCGGCTGCTCGCGGTGCCCACGGCGACGCAAGGCCATGCCGAACTCGGCCTCGTGCTGCTCGGCGCGCTGCAAGCGGGCTTTCGCGGCGAGCTGCGAGGCCCGGACGAGGCGGCCCGGCTCGCCGAACGCCGGCATCAACTCGTGAGGTTCGTGCGGGAGCTGCGCGGCGACGAGCGCGGCCGGCATGCGTTCGAGCAGGCATACGAGCACACGCTCGGACCGACGCTCCCCGAGCCGGCCGACCGCCGGCTTGCACCGCTTTCACCGTGGTTCAATGCCGCACGCATCGGCGGGGCGGCCTACCTGGCCACCGCCGGTGCAATCTGGTTCGTCACGCTGCACCCGTTTCATCGCCTCGTGGCGGACGATCCCGGTGCACAACGGATGCGTTCCGAGCATACGAGCCAGTACGCCGAAGGCACCATCCTTGCGCCCGGCCAGGTGTCGGGCATCGGGGCCGCGTCTTTTGCCGCTGCGTCCGGGGAGCAGCCCGCGGGCACGGCCGGGTTGGGTGCCGGCGTGCCGGCGGATGGCGGCACCGCCTCACCGCCCGTTTTGCCCGACGGCCAAAAGGAGGTCCGGTGA
- a CDS encoding pentapeptide repeat-containing protein yields the protein MNTERAGSTRQRRTKEACAPELEEVARQTALGQPVVGLDLSNADLSGVVWAQAVFKQVVFAAADFRGADLRGARFIDCDLTQALLGEAKLVRTAFVDCRCGSVCFAGAQALHLTMMQCDMSGSDWHRAALAMSALSSCTLRGARFAGAALVRSVLFDCRVENADFSAMRLEHSALSKTDLRAAKLTGLSATTSVLMDCDLSGLDLRGIALVRCTLQGSDFSDADLRDAVLTEANCRGATLARSRVSGLRAERALLLGAHLADLDLSRTALSGALFAKACIERVSFAHAALEQTVWHESRLVDVGFDSANLTYAQFDHARGERVSFERARLERASFHDARFEQASFAGARAYRMKATDEALLAAQRRTLEKETLR from the coding sequence ATGAACACGGAGCGCGCGGGCTCGACACGGCAACGGCGCACCAAGGAAGCGTGCGCACCCGAACTCGAAGAGGTGGCCCGGCAAACGGCGCTCGGCCAGCCGGTGGTCGGCCTCGATCTGTCGAATGCCGACCTGAGCGGCGTGGTTTGGGCCCAGGCCGTCTTCAAGCAGGTCGTATTCGCCGCCGCCGATTTCCGTGGCGCGGATCTGCGCGGGGCCCGCTTCATCGATTGCGATCTGACGCAAGCCCTGCTCGGCGAGGCCAAGCTCGTGCGCACGGCCTTCGTCGATTGCCGCTGCGGGAGCGTCTGCTTCGCGGGTGCGCAGGCGCTGCATTTGACGATGATGCAATGCGATATGAGCGGATCGGACTGGCATCGCGCCGCGCTGGCGATGTCGGCGCTTTCGTCATGCACGCTGCGCGGCGCCCGGTTCGCCGGTGCCGCTCTCGTGCGGAGTGTGCTTTTCGATTGCCGTGTCGAGAACGCCGATTTTTCGGCCATGCGGCTCGAACACTCGGCACTCAGCAAGACCGATTTACGCGCGGCCAAGCTGACGGGCCTGTCGGCCACGACGTCGGTTTTGATGGACTGCGATCTGTCGGGGCTCGACCTGCGCGGGATCGCACTCGTGCGGTGCACGCTGCAGGGCAGCGATTTCTCCGACGCGGATCTGCGCGATGCAGTGCTGACCGAAGCCAACTGCCGCGGCGCGACGCTTGCCCGCTCGCGCGTGAGCGGCCTTCGCGCCGAACGCGCGTTGCTGCTCGGCGCGCATCTCGCCGACCTTGACCTGTCGCGCACCGCGCTGAGCGGCGCGCTCTTCGCGAAAGCATGCATCGAGCGCGTTTCGTTTGCGCATGCGGCGCTCGAGCAGACGGTCTGGCACGAGAGCCGGCTCGTCGATGTCGGCTTCGATTCGGCGAACCTGACCTATGCGCAATTCGATCACGCGCGCGGCGAGCGCGTGTCGTTCGAGCGCGCGCGACTCGAACGTGCGAGCTTCCACGACGCCCGCTTCGAGCAGGCATCCTTCGCGGGCGCCCGGGCCTACCGCATGAAAGCGACCGACGAAGCGCTGCTTGCCGCGCAGCGCCGCACTCTGGAAAAGGAGACGCTTCGATGA
- a CDS encoding contractile injection system protein, VgrG/Pvc8 family gives MSENETIGATRIARIGAPAPAVFLHVAVFLPGGRILGAETFRLVKLSGEEKVSEPFEFQLELRADTVASGAPPPLRFDQLIGQSITFAIDRPDFSAPAGATREILVGASNGRFAAALASGAADPTLSVFNGIVTAFSMSEPGVYRATVKPALWKLALTNRYRAIAQKSVAQAIETLMSEHGVRCTVSGLGGSHNLAQTRIQDWLQAGESDFALLQRLLAKARIHYYFEHTANAHTVVFSNAAQYPAIPFGRPLRYTYADISALGLAQSDVISQYTYEQSLVTTGVECVLARQQETWDVDAIPTFETYGAQPGDAGVLPFRQYKQYQYGVSDWQARELAQTVDASRRASAERFSGASTCAQLRVGHSFTVVMPQGGAAGMNVQPTLDNRRFVATHVSHEAAAEGDYHNSFDATDASLLITPFSLEETQQGSLLATVVNADGSTTPKTWRYYAKPNFEMGTSVEIDRDANPTSMQAKGVYVAFATDRGASGSSAPVWVKLASHMQTVPEVGVTVVVARAQDESELPEIQSIVHANGSRVVTPSGWTASTSIGNSYSTSYSDGKSIRFGASSDVSSDQTLENAIDIVTAAYATKQYRDTSYSQGASYSYSTSEDKEQGLLSRSFSYGSTYGSSWAAQQESFSAIGKTYSQSIVGESSPSAAQPQASPDPSAVSVSTSTVHGDAYSESTNHGNVKNLSTIDGNSASENTVTRVSSSKSTVTESTSESLTGKSTSSAVTGMSSNTNVVGVSDDASTIGVSVSRSTIGVQRSLGMTGSTSAINMTGASSSVAMTGEQTAVNMVGVSTTVDMQGSSSSVSLVGSATRLNLSGESMDVTLAGVQTQVSMSSESHIISFMGPGLRMSEEAETPEVKMSNATITIVGIIQIYL, from the coding sequence ATGAGCGAGAACGAGACGATCGGTGCCACCCGGATTGCGCGCATCGGGGCTCCGGCTCCGGCGGTGTTTCTGCACGTTGCGGTTTTCCTGCCCGGCGGGCGGATACTCGGTGCGGAGACGTTCAGGCTCGTCAAGCTGAGCGGCGAGGAAAAGGTGTCCGAGCCGTTCGAATTCCAGCTCGAGTTGCGAGCCGATACGGTTGCCTCGGGCGCGCCGCCGCCGCTGCGCTTCGATCAGTTGATCGGGCAATCGATCACGTTCGCGATCGACCGGCCCGACTTCAGCGCGCCGGCCGGTGCCACGCGCGAGATACTCGTCGGTGCATCCAACGGGCGGTTTGCGGCCGCGCTCGCGAGCGGCGCCGCCGATCCCACGCTGTCGGTGTTCAACGGCATCGTCACCGCGTTTTCGATGAGCGAGCCCGGCGTTTATCGCGCGACCGTCAAGCCGGCTCTCTGGAAGCTGGCGCTCACCAACCGTTATCGCGCGATCGCGCAAAAGAGCGTGGCGCAGGCAATCGAGACGCTGATGAGCGAGCACGGTGTGCGCTGCACGGTCTCCGGCCTCGGCGGCTCGCACAATCTCGCGCAAACGCGGATCCAGGATTGGCTTCAGGCCGGCGAATCGGACTTCGCACTGTTGCAGCGGCTGCTTGCAAAGGCACGCATTCACTACTATTTCGAGCACACGGCCAATGCGCACACGGTCGTTTTCTCGAATGCGGCGCAGTATCCGGCGATTCCTTTCGGCCGGCCGCTGCGCTACACCTATGCGGACATTTCGGCACTGGGGCTCGCGCAGAGCGATGTGATCTCGCAGTACACGTATGAGCAATCGCTCGTGACGACGGGCGTCGAGTGCGTGCTTGCGCGTCAGCAGGAAACGTGGGACGTGGACGCGATTCCGACGTTCGAAACCTACGGCGCGCAGCCCGGTGACGCCGGCGTGCTGCCGTTCCGACAGTACAAGCAGTACCAGTACGGCGTCAGCGATTGGCAGGCGCGAGAGCTCGCGCAGACGGTGGATGCATCGCGGCGGGCATCGGCCGAGCGCTTCAGCGGGGCGAGCACCTGTGCACAGCTTCGCGTCGGGCACAGTTTCACCGTCGTCATGCCCCAAGGCGGCGCCGCGGGCATGAACGTTCAGCCGACGCTCGACAACCGCCGTTTCGTTGCCACGCACGTTTCGCACGAGGCGGCGGCCGAGGGCGATTATCACAACAGCTTCGACGCGACCGATGCGTCGCTGTTGATCACGCCGTTTTCGCTCGAAGAGACGCAGCAAGGTTCGCTGCTCGCCACGGTCGTCAATGCGGACGGCAGCACGACGCCGAAGACATGGCGATACTATGCGAAGCCCAACTTCGAGATGGGCACGAGTGTCGAGATCGATCGCGATGCGAATCCCACGTCGATGCAGGCGAAGGGCGTCTACGTGGCATTCGCGACCGACCGGGGCGCGAGCGGCTCTTCCGCCCCGGTGTGGGTCAAGCTCGCGAGCCATATGCAAACCGTGCCGGAGGTCGGCGTGACGGTGGTCGTCGCGCGCGCACAGGACGAGTCCGAGCTGCCCGAGATCCAGAGCATCGTCCATGCGAACGGCTCGCGCGTCGTGACGCCGTCCGGGTGGACGGCCAGCACTTCGATCGGCAACAGTTATTCCACGAGCTACAGCGACGGCAAGAGCATTCGTTTCGGCGCATCGTCGGACGTCTCGTCGGACCAGACGCTCGAGAACGCGATCGACATCGTCACGGCCGCCTATGCCACGAAGCAGTATCGCGACACGAGCTATTCACAAGGCGCGAGCTACAGCTACTCGACCTCGGAAGACAAGGAGCAGGGACTGCTGAGCCGGTCGTTTTCGTACGGATCGACCTACGGCAGCAGCTGGGCGGCGCAGCAGGAGAGCTTTTCCGCAATCGGCAAAACCTACAGTCAAAGCATCGTGGGCGAGTCGAGCCCAAGTGCGGCACAGCCGCAGGCCTCGCCGGATCCGAGCGCCGTGTCGGTCAGCACGAGCACGGTGCATGGCGATGCCTACAGCGAATCGACGAACCACGGCAACGTCAAGAACCTCTCGACCATCGACGGAAACTCCGCGTCCGAAAACACCGTCACGCGCGTGAGTTCCTCGAAGTCCACCGTGACCGAGTCGACTTCCGAATCGCTGACCGGGAAATCGACGAGCAGTGCCGTCACGGGCATGTCGAGCAACACCAACGTCGTCGGCGTCTCCGACGACGCTTCGACGATCGGCGTGTCGGTGAGCCGCTCGACGATCGGCGTGCAACGCAGCCTCGGCATGACGGGCAGCACGAGCGCCATCAACATGACGGGGGCCTCGTCGTCCGTCGCGATGACGGGCGAGCAAACCGCGGTCAACATGGTCGGCGTGTCCACGACCGTCGACATGCAGGGCTCGTCGAGTTCGGTGAGCCTCGTCGGCAGCGCAACGCGCCTGAATCTCTCGGGCGAGAGCATGGATGTCACGCTGGCAGGCGTCCAGACGCAAGTCTCCATGTCGAGCGAAAGCCACATCATTTCGTTCATGGGGCCGGGGCTGCGCATGAGCGAAGAGGCCGAAACGCCCGAAGTGAAGATGTCGAACGCGACGATCACGATCGTCGGCATCATTCAGATCTATCTGTGA
- a CDS encoding DUF3540 domain-containing protein, with protein MNEKLLTQRDTAPLAPGLREATVAVELDGQRFLLDDGRIAIAAVTCLIAPHVGDTVLLLERGDASRYILHILARSSDANAAPAEARLSVPGAEKLTIEQACVDIVASERAALRSAKHADIVAATGTLTVTANDLFRTVAESVVDALRHYVGHAEHYLLDVDYLLRQHGQQVMVTAEKDVKVDADRISMG; from the coding sequence ATGAACGAGAAGCTGCTGACGCAGCGGGATACCGCGCCGCTCGCACCGGGCCTGCGCGAGGCGACCGTTGCCGTGGAACTCGATGGTCAACGGTTCCTGCTCGACGATGGCCGCATCGCCATCGCTGCGGTGACCTGCCTTATCGCGCCACACGTGGGCGACACGGTGCTGTTACTCGAGCGGGGGGATGCGAGCCGATACATTCTGCACATCCTCGCTCGCAGCAGCGATGCGAACGCCGCGCCGGCCGAGGCCAGACTGAGCGTGCCCGGGGCCGAGAAACTGACGATCGAGCAGGCATGCGTCGATATCGTCGCGAGCGAGCGGGCGGCGCTGCGCTCGGCAAAGCATGCCGACATCGTTGCCGCCACGGGCACGCTCACGGTCACCGCGAACGATCTCTTTCGAACGGTTGCGGAAAGCGTCGTCGATGCGCTGCGCCACTATGTCGGCCACGCCGAGCACTATTTGCTCGACGTCGATTATCTGCTGCGGCAGCACGGGCAGCAGGTCATGGTCACAGCCGAAAAAGACGTCAAGGTCGATGCCGACCGGATCTCGATGGGATGA
- the tssK gene encoding type VI secretion system baseplate subunit TssK — protein sequence MTRPTASTDLPYDIQWSEGLLLSPQHLQQSDRFWHARLRYLIGCASPDFVGVHTLELDEGLLEKGRVVIRSIECVLDDGTPVQLRRDRDKPLELDVSGKLAQAGERATIALVLPMRGEASAARGSMNRRYESMAGSAAVDENTGMTAVTIARLRPIVRLDTEWTRGANQLAGCPLFELERTPLGAFRRTAYHPPMATLGASAFLKDKALAQRVEALRDAVRLKLREIAQAGETAAADPASGDLSLGMAARRLAMILPGLDVLGVGGDAAPRDVYLFLAEAAGQVASLDPLPDPPVLPPYDHFDCQAGFDAALGFIEARVAAIRPSFERLPFERDDDGQFSRLLPADSGDVLLVEVVPAAAQTRADIDRWFESCAIAHPTLLDELDSRRMPGAAAALSTVRRKGMNPAALYYEIRNAAFDFAGGKRKAFAAGERLAIRSGSRHARAYAPAAVVLYREPGAPETRHAAPRAAERHPDAARHGAHESTRTAPEHEGPTGGQGGGHDDL from the coding sequence ATGACCCGGCCCACCGCTTCCACCGATCTGCCCTACGACATCCAGTGGTCCGAGGGGTTGTTGCTGTCGCCGCAGCACCTGCAGCAAAGCGATCGGTTCTGGCATGCGCGCCTGCGCTACCTCATCGGCTGCGCCAGTCCGGATTTCGTCGGCGTGCATACGCTCGAGCTCGACGAGGGGTTGCTCGAAAAGGGGCGCGTAGTGATTCGCTCGATCGAATGCGTGCTCGACGACGGCACGCCCGTGCAGCTTCGCCGCGACCGCGACAAGCCGCTCGAGCTCGACGTGTCGGGCAAACTCGCGCAGGCGGGCGAACGGGCGACGATAGCGCTCGTACTGCCGATGCGCGGCGAGGCGTCGGCAGCGCGGGGGAGCATGAACCGGCGCTACGAATCGATGGCCGGATCGGCCGCCGTCGACGAGAACACGGGCATGACCGCCGTCACGATCGCTCGCCTGCGGCCGATCGTGCGGCTCGATACCGAATGGACGAGAGGCGCCAATCAACTCGCGGGCTGTCCGCTATTCGAACTCGAGCGCACGCCCCTCGGCGCGTTTCGGCGCACGGCTTACCATCCGCCGATGGCGACGCTCGGCGCATCCGCGTTTCTGAAGGACAAGGCACTCGCGCAGCGGGTCGAAGCGCTGCGCGATGCCGTGCGCCTGAAGCTGCGCGAGATCGCGCAGGCGGGCGAAACGGCGGCGGCCGATCCGGCGTCGGGGGACCTTTCGCTCGGCATGGCCGCGCGCCGTCTCGCGATGATCCTGCCAGGGCTCGATGTGCTTGGCGTCGGCGGCGACGCCGCCCCGCGCGACGTTTATCTCTTTCTGGCCGAGGCTGCGGGACAGGTTGCTTCGCTCGACCCGCTGCCGGACCCGCCGGTTCTCCCGCCTTACGATCACTTCGATTGCCAGGCGGGATTCGATGCGGCGCTGGGCTTCATCGAAGCCCGCGTGGCGGCGATCCGCCCGAGCTTCGAGCGTCTGCCGTTCGAGCGCGACGATGACGGGCAGTTCTCGCGCCTGCTGCCCGCCGACTCGGGCGACGTACTGCTCGTCGAAGTCGTCCCGGCTGCCGCCCAAACGCGGGCCGATATCGACCGTTGGTTCGAAAGTTGTGCGATCGCGCACCCGACGCTGCTCGACGAACTCGACAGCCGCCGCATGCCCGGGGCGGCGGCGGCACTGTCGACCGTGCGCCGCAAAGGCATGAATCCCGCGGCGCTTTACTACGAGATCCGCAACGCGGCGTTCGATTTCGCGGGCGGCAAGCGCAAGGCATTTGCCGCGGGCGAGCGGCTCGCGATCCGCAGCGGCAGCCGGCACGCACGGGCGTATGCACCGGCCGCAGTCGTGCTGTACCGCGAGCCGGGTGCCCCCGAGACGCGACATGCCGCGCCGCGGGCGGCCGAGCGCCATCCGGACGCGGCCCGGCATGGCGCGCACGAAAGCACGCGGACGGCCCCGGAACACGAGGGGCCGACGGGCGGACAAGGTGGCGGGCATGACGATCTCTGA
- a CDS encoding DUF2169 family type VI secretion system accessory protein → MKVIKPLTLGVLTRSCRIGGARRFVVSALGFFPLGVSVQRFATESEQWPVALAALAEQGIAQPLDEVFAKPRAEWLVAGSAHAPNGVPVARMRATVRLAHSEKTLEIVGERAWRYAPWLVVDEPQPFVSMPLGYANAFGGPGYRRNPLGRGYDGNRFAALVGANTAAMPNLERPGEPVRRHWKRYAPASFAPLAFEWPQRVRHAGRYGRHWLENEAPGFPSSASPRVFQRAPDDQWLDGFLQGGEPYRLLGLHPTRPEIVGCLPALAARAFIRRRGADSIEPVPLVFDTVWFFPDRELGLALFHGEAAHADPLGFDIDAVMVGYEHKDRARPLAHYADVFAKRCDPAVAMAHVFNESELAADYDAPTLAARADAAAERAAAAEAALAARRQARQAAFGLSPHAAGAGSVRPRHAGGAQLEAGARLPVPDGVAIAESDFDLGPTFAAAKALIVQAQEQADALRAALPELAVPSASADLTTRREQAFARASEAAPDLLDMEAGGGTMGTIGTRAANADARPAEGTDALDAMLTRQARQQRAARRARMRYVDPDGPLPSDLARWLGEQVYQWHRAGVSLAGRDLSGIDLSGFDLSGADLREVQLENADLRGTRLAGARLDRAALTGARLDGADLRCASLVDANLSHGSAKGAVFAGADLGKAWAVQAVWSDADLSGASLERCLAYGIDLSRAILCRVKASEAVLIDACAPSSDWREATLGAVVLMRAKLDGAVFALAAMRKVVLVGASLAGASFEGAALVDVVASGTDANWRGVRAAGLRAEHCSWHQAQMQGSGWDGASISASDFGRADLSGATLADALLANCLFTGATLRGIRGERADLFRAVCRGADLSDASLAQASLYQTDFADALMARADLSGARHEAGRKVAA, encoded by the coding sequence ATGAAAGTCATCAAACCGTTGACGCTCGGTGTGCTGACGCGATCGTGCCGGATCGGCGGGGCGCGGCGGTTCGTCGTCTCGGCGCTCGGTTTCTTTCCGCTTGGCGTGTCGGTGCAGCGCTTCGCGACGGAAAGCGAACAGTGGCCTGTTGCCCTCGCGGCGTTGGCCGAGCAGGGCATCGCCCAGCCGCTCGACGAAGTCTTCGCGAAGCCGCGGGCGGAATGGCTCGTCGCCGGTAGCGCGCATGCGCCGAACGGTGTGCCCGTCGCACGCATGCGGGCGACGGTGCGCCTCGCGCACAGCGAGAAGACGCTCGAGATCGTCGGCGAGCGCGCGTGGCGCTACGCACCCTGGCTCGTCGTGGACGAGCCGCAGCCATTCGTGAGCATGCCGCTCGGCTACGCAAATGCGTTCGGCGGGCCTGGCTATCGTCGCAACCCGCTCGGACGCGGCTACGACGGCAACCGCTTTGCTGCGCTCGTCGGGGCCAATACGGCGGCGATGCCCAACCTCGAGCGGCCGGGCGAGCCCGTTCGCCGGCATTGGAAGCGTTATGCGCCGGCCAGCTTCGCGCCGCTTGCATTCGAGTGGCCGCAGCGCGTGCGTCATGCGGGCCGCTACGGCAGGCACTGGCTCGAGAACGAGGCGCCCGGCTTTCCGTCGAGCGCCTCGCCGCGCGTTTTCCAGCGCGCCCCCGACGATCAGTGGCTCGACGGCTTTCTGCAAGGCGGCGAGCCCTATCGGCTCCTGGGCCTGCATCCGACGCGCCCCGAGATCGTGGGGTGCTTGCCGGCGCTCGCGGCGCGTGCCTTTATCCGTCGCCGCGGAGCGGATTCCATCGAGCCCGTACCGCTCGTGTTCGATACCGTCTGGTTTTTCCCCGATCGGGAACTCGGACTTGCGCTGTTTCATGGCGAGGCGGCGCATGCGGACCCGCTGGGCTTCGATATCGACGCGGTGATGGTCGGCTACGAACACAAGGACCGGGCCCGCCCGCTCGCGCATTACGCGGACGTATTCGCCAAGCGCTGCGACCCGGCCGTGGCGATGGCGCATGTCTTCAACGAATCGGAGCTGGCGGCCGATTACGATGCGCCGACGCTCGCCGCGCGAGCCGACGCCGCGGCCGAGCGCGCAGCGGCGGCCGAGGCGGCGCTGGCGGCGCGCCGGCAGGCGCGACAGGCCGCGTTCGGTTTATCCCCGCACGCTGCCGGCGCGGGCAGCGTGCGCCCGCGACATGCGGGCGGGGCGCAGCTCGAAGCGGGGGCGCGGCTACCGGTGCCCGACGGCGTTGCGATCGCCGAATCGGACTTCGATCTCGGCCCGACGTTCGCCGCGGCCAAAGCGCTGATCGTCCAGGCGCAGGAGCAGGCAGACGCGCTGCGTGCCGCACTGCCCGAGCTTGCGGTGCCGTCAGCCTCGGCGGATCTGACGACGCGGCGCGAGCAGGCCTTTGCGCGCGCAAGCGAGGCGGCGCCGGATCTCTTGGATATGGAGGCGGGCGGGGGCACGATGGGCACGATAGGCACGCGGGCAGCGAACGCCGACGCGCGGCCGGCCGAGGGCACGGATGCGCTCGATGCCATGCTGACCCGTCAGGCGCGCCAGCAGCGGGCGGCGCGGCGGGCCCGCATGCGCTACGTCGATCCCGACGGGCCGCTGCCGTCCGATTTGGCCCGGTGGCTGGGCGAGCAGGTGTATCAGTGGCATCGCGCGGGCGTGTCGCTTGCCGGCCGGGATCTGTCGGGCATCGATCTGTCGGGCTTCGACCTGTCGGGTGCGGACTTGCGCGAGGTGCAATTGGAGAATGCGGACCTGCGCGGCACGCGGCTGGCCGGCGCCAGGCTCGACCGTGCGGCGTTGACAGGCGCCCGGCTCGACGGCGCGGACCTGCGGTGCGCTTCTCTCGTCGATGCGAATCTGAGCCACGGCAGCGCTAAAGGGGCCGTGTTTGCCGGCGCCGATCTCGGCAAGGCTTGGGCCGTGCAGGCGGTATGGAGCGATGCCGATCTGAGCGGGGCCAGCCTCGAGCGCTGCCTGGCTTACGGCATCGACCTGTCACGGGCGATCCTGTGCCGTGTCAAAGCGTCGGAAGCGGTGCTCATCGATGCTTGCGCGCCATCGAGCGACTGGCGCGAGGCAACGCTCGGCGCCGTTGTGCTGATGCGCGCAAAACTCGACGGTGCGGTGTTTGCGCTGGCGGCGATGCGCAAAGTCGTACTCGTGGGCGCATCCTTGGCGGGCGCTTCGTTCGAAGGTGCCGCACTGGTCGACGTCGTTGCAAGCGGGACCGACGCGAACTGGCGCGGCGTACGCGCCGCTGGACTGCGCGCCGAGCATTGCAGCTGGCATCAGGCGCAGATGCAGGGCAGCGGCTGGGACGGCGCGTCGATCTCGGCCAGCGATTTCGGGCGAGCGGATCTGTCCGGCGCGACGTTGGCCGATGCGCTATTGGCCAACTGTCTGTTCACGGGGGCGACGCTGCGCGGCATACGTGGCGAGCGGGCCGATCTCTTTCGTGCCGTGTGCCGAGGCGCCGATCTGAGCGATGCGTCGCTGGCACAGGCGAGCCTTTATCAAACGGATTTCGCCGATGCTCTGATGGCACGCGCCGACCTGAGCGGGGCGCGCCATGAAGCCGGGCGGAAGGTGGCGGCATGA
- a CDS encoding DUF4150 domain-containing protein translates to MFANINLGVLNFAFPDVCKLLPVPIPFPFPNFALSFTHIPSVFNVIFGGGLAENLMTQGTVSLGDISAGGVVSQIELGPDRQILGSFKVTVGVMFATRLTTVTMQNGMPPNAVGMSITPAQFRVILLS, encoded by the coding sequence ATGTTTGCGAACATCAATCTCGGTGTGCTCAATTTCGCGTTTCCGGACGTCTGCAAGCTGCTGCCGGTGCCGATTCCATTTCCATTCCCCAACTTCGCGCTTTCGTTCACGCACATTCCAAGCGTATTCAACGTGATCTTCGGTGGAGGGCTCGCGGAGAACCTGATGACGCAGGGCACGGTGAGCCTGGGGGACATCTCCGCCGGCGGCGTCGTCTCGCAGATCGAGCTGGGCCCCGATCGGCAGATCCTCGGCAGTTTCAAGGTGACCGTCGGCGTCATGTTCGCGACGCGGCTCACCACCGTGACGATGCAAAACGGCATGCCGCCGAACGCAGTCGGCATGTCCATCACGCCGGCGCAGTTCCGCGTGATCCTGCTTTCATGA